The following proteins are co-located in the Ensifer sp. WSM1721 genome:
- a CDS encoding adenosine kinase, which translates to MAKFDVLAIGNAIVDIIARCDDGFLEENGIIKGAMNLINADRAELLYSRMGPAVEASGGSAGNTAAGVASLGGRAAYFGKVASDQLGEIFTHDIRAQGVHFQTKPLDGHPPTARSMIFVTEDGERSMNTYLGACVELGPEDVEADVVAGSKVTYFEGYLWDPPRAKDAIREAARIAHAHGRETAMTLSDSFCVHRYRGEFLELMRSGTVDIVFANRQEALALYETEDFDHALDMLAKDCKLAAVTLSEEGSVVVRGAERIRVRANPVEQVVDTTGAGDLYASGFLFGYTTGRSLEDCSRLGNLSAGIVIGQIGPRPLVSLASAAREAALV; encoded by the coding sequence ATGGCAAAATTCGACGTGCTGGCGATCGGCAATGCGATCGTTGATATCATTGCGCGCTGCGACGACGGTTTCCTCGAGGAAAACGGCATCATCAAGGGCGCGATGAACCTCATCAATGCCGATCGCGCGGAACTCCTCTATTCGCGGATGGGGCCCGCGGTCGAGGCGTCCGGCGGCAGCGCCGGCAATACGGCGGCCGGCGTGGCCAGCCTCGGCGGACGGGCGGCCTATTTCGGCAAGGTCGCCAGCGACCAGCTGGGCGAGATCTTTACCCACGATATCCGCGCTCAGGGCGTGCACTTCCAGACGAAGCCGCTCGACGGCCATCCGCCGACGGCACGCTCGATGATCTTCGTCACCGAGGACGGCGAGCGCTCGATGAACACCTATCTCGGCGCCTGCGTCGAGCTCGGCCCGGAGGACGTCGAGGCCGACGTCGTCGCCGGCTCCAAGGTCACCTATTTCGAAGGCTATCTATGGGACCCGCCGCGCGCCAAGGATGCGATTCGCGAGGCGGCACGCATTGCCCATGCGCACGGCCGCGAAACGGCGATGACGCTTTCCGACAGTTTCTGCGTCCACCGCTACCGCGGCGAGTTCCTCGAACTCATGCGCTCGGGCACGGTCGACATCGTCTTCGCCAACCGCCAGGAAGCCCTCGCACTCTATGAGACGGAGGACTTCGATCACGCGCTCGACATGCTCGCGAAGGACTGCAAGCTCGCCGCCGTCACGCTGAGCGAAGAAGGCTCCGTCGTCGTGCGCGGCGCCGAGCGTATCCGCGTCCGCGCGAACCCGGTCGAGCAGGTGGTCGACACCACCGGCGCCGGCGACCTCTATGCCTCCGGCTTCCTCTTCGGCTATACCACAGGCCGCTCGCTCGAGGATTGCAGCCGGCTCGGCAATCTTTCCGCCGGCATCGTGATCGGTCAGATCGGTCCGCGCCCGCTGGTCTCGCTCGCGAGCGCCGCCCGCGAGGCCGCTCTCGTCTGA
- a CDS encoding SH3 domain-containing protein: MRHIISKASALLSAALLATAMLTATAHAQAAKGPSGLPLPRFVSLKAKSVNLRIGPSLDYAVAFRYLKPGVPVEIIQEYDNWRRIRDADGTEGWVNQALLSGDRTALAAPWMRGKGEEVFVNLRRDPQSTAPIVARMEPGVMLHIGECNGEWCHAETQGVEGWIAQAEIWGAYPGEAFK; encoded by the coding sequence ATGCGTCACATCATTTCCAAAGCCTCTGCACTCCTATCAGCCGCACTCCTCGCGACAGCCATGCTGACCGCCACCGCCCATGCCCAGGCGGCCAAGGGGCCGAGCGGCCTGCCCCTTCCCCGCTTCGTCAGCCTGAAGGCGAAGAGCGTCAATTTGAGAATCGGCCCAAGCCTCGATTATGCGGTCGCGTTCCGCTATCTCAAACCGGGCGTTCCGGTCGAGATCATCCAGGAATACGACAACTGGCGTCGGATCCGCGACGCGGACGGGACCGAAGGCTGGGTCAACCAAGCGCTTCTCTCCGGCGATCGCACCGCGCTTGCAGCCCCCTGGATGCGCGGCAAGGGCGAGGAGGTCTTCGTCAATTTAAGGCGCGACCCACAGAGCACGGCGCCGATCGTCGCGCGCATGGAGCCCGGCGTCATGCTGCATATCGGCGAGTGCAATGGCGAGTGGTGCCATGCCGAGACGCAAGGCGTCGAAGGCTGGATCGCCCAGGCCGAGATCTGGGGCGCCTATCCCGGCGAGGCCTTCAAGTAG
- a CDS encoding D-glycerate dehydrogenase, producing the protein MTSKKKPTVYITRKLPDVVETRMRELFDAELNIDDTPRSQPELVAAVKRADVLVPTVTDRIDAALIEQAGPQLKLIAAFSNGVDNIDVDAAARKGITVTNTPNVLTEDTADMTMALILAVPRRLAEGAQVLTDRKGEWAGWSPTWMLGRRIAGKRIGIVGMGRIGTAVARRAKAFGLSIHYHNRHRVKPETEEMLEATYWDSLDQMLARVDIVSVNCPSTPATYHLISARRLALMRPDSYIVNTARGDVIDETALIKCLREGKIAGAGLDVFENEPAVNPRLIKLANEGKVVLLPHMSSATLEGRIDMGEKVVINIRTFFDGHRPPDRVLPGRT; encoded by the coding sequence ATGACAAGCAAGAAAAAGCCAACCGTCTACATCACCCGGAAACTCCCGGACGTCGTCGAAACCAGGATGCGGGAGCTCTTCGACGCGGAGCTCAACATCGACGACACGCCGCGCAGCCAGCCCGAGCTCGTTGCGGCGGTCAAGCGGGCGGACGTGCTCGTGCCGACCGTGACGGATCGAATCGACGCCGCGCTGATCGAGCAGGCGGGGCCGCAACTGAAACTGATTGCCGCCTTCTCGAACGGCGTCGACAACATCGATGTCGATGCGGCAGCGAGGAAAGGCATCACCGTCACCAACACGCCGAACGTGCTGACCGAAGACACGGCCGACATGACCATGGCGCTGATCCTCGCGGTGCCACGCCGGCTCGCCGAAGGTGCGCAGGTGCTGACCGACCGCAAGGGCGAATGGGCGGGCTGGTCGCCCACCTGGATGCTCGGCCGGCGCATTGCCGGCAAGCGGATCGGCATCGTCGGCATGGGGCGGATCGGCACCGCGGTCGCCCGCCGCGCCAAGGCCTTCGGCCTCTCGATCCATTATCACAACCGCCATCGCGTCAAGCCGGAGACCGAGGAGATGCTGGAGGCGACCTATTGGGACAGCCTCGACCAGATGCTCGCCCGCGTCGACATCGTCTCGGTCAATTGCCCGTCCACGCCGGCCACTTACCATCTGATTTCGGCCCGGCGGCTGGCGCTGATGCGCCCCGACAGTTACATCGTCAACACCGCGCGCGGCGATGTGATCGACGAGACCGCACTGATCAAATGCCTGCGGGAAGGCAAGATCGCCGGTGCCGGCCTCGACGTCTTCGAGAACGAGCCGGCCGTCAATCCCCGACTCATCAAGCTCGCCAACGAGGGCAAGGTGGTGCTCCTGCCGCATATGAGCTCGGCGACGCTCGAAGGTCGCATCGACATGGGCGAGAAGGTGGTGATCAACATCCGCACCTTCTTCGACGGCCATCGCCCGCCGGACAGGGTTTTGCCGGGGCGGACTTGA
- a CDS encoding helix-turn-helix transcriptional regulator, protein MQLQPLDRMFLALADPNRRGMVEQLSDGPATVKQLAAPAGMRLPSAVKHLKVLEESGIVISNKVGRTRTYSIQANALRTIGDWVRKREAAWNAAFDRLAAAMQILEEEPEQ, encoded by the coding sequence ATGCAGCTCCAGCCACTCGATCGAATGTTCCTGGCCCTGGCGGACCCGAACCGTCGCGGCATGGTGGAGCAGTTGAGCGACGGCCCCGCCACTGTGAAGCAACTCGCCGCGCCAGCGGGGATGAGGCTGCCCTCGGCGGTCAAGCACCTCAAGGTGCTCGAGGAGAGTGGCATCGTCATCTCTAACAAGGTGGGCCGCACGCGCACCTACAGCATTCAGGCCAACGCGCTGAGAACCATCGGCGACTGGGTCCGGAAGCGGGAAGCGGCGTGGAATGCGGCCTTCGATCGGCTTGCCGCGGCGATGCAGATTCTCGAAGAGGAACCCGAGCAGTGA
- a CDS encoding SRPBCC family protein, which produces MKTSEIEHTTFVIERELPGSPRHAFRFWAEPKLKERWTGCHPDWTVLDEKFDFRAGGSEAKRWRTSEGNEQTFNAFYLDIAAEQRIIYAYEMSFRGERISVSLVTIELTPSGAQTHMKLTEQAVFLGGGGARQQRVMGTEEGFDRLIRAIAEETSDAK; this is translated from the coding sequence GTGAAAACGTCAGAGATTGAGCACACCACCTTCGTGATCGAGCGCGAATTGCCGGGAAGTCCTCGACACGCTTTCCGTTTCTGGGCCGAGCCCAAGCTCAAGGAGCGCTGGACCGGCTGCCACCCCGATTGGACGGTGCTCGACGAGAAGTTCGATTTCCGGGCCGGCGGATCGGAGGCCAAGCGCTGGCGAACATCCGAAGGCAACGAGCAGACATTCAACGCCTTTTACCTCGACATCGCGGCAGAGCAGCGGATCATCTACGCCTATGAAATGAGCTTCAGGGGCGAGAGGATATCCGTGTCGCTCGTTACGATCGAGCTCACGCCGAGCGGTGCACAAACGCACATGAAGCTCACCGAGCAGGCCGTGTTTCTCGGGGGCGGTGGGGCGCGCCAGCAACGCGTCATGGGGACCGAGGAGGGCTTTGACAGGCTGATCAGGGCGATTGCCGAGGAGACATCCGATGCGAAATGA
- a CDS encoding GNAT family N-acetyltransferase has translation METIRLDGSFDRYEDLLSLILSSFAYMGGRIDPPSSAHALTVASLRQKALDEIAFAITARRGLLGCVFCKPEPDCLYIGKLAVAPKAQGRGVGRMLLSVAEETAKTLALPALRLQTRIELTENHATFAAWGFVETSRSAHPGFTRPTSIEMRKRL, from the coding sequence ATGGAAACGATTCGCCTCGACGGAAGCTTCGATCGCTACGAAGACCTGTTGTCGCTGATCCTTTCGTCCTTCGCCTATATGGGCGGGCGAATCGATCCGCCCTCCTCCGCCCACGCGTTGACGGTGGCATCGCTACGACAGAAGGCCCTAGACGAGATCGCCTTTGCAATCACCGCCCGTCGCGGGCTTCTCGGCTGCGTCTTCTGCAAGCCGGAGCCGGACTGCCTCTACATCGGCAAGCTCGCCGTCGCTCCCAAAGCGCAGGGAAGGGGCGTCGGACGCATGTTGCTCTCCGTGGCGGAAGAGACGGCGAAGACCCTCGCTTTACCTGCGCTGAGGCTGCAGACACGCATCGAACTAACCGAGAACCACGCCACCTTCGCCGCATGGGGCTTCGTCGAGACGAGCCGCTCCGCCCATCCGGGCTTCACGCGCCCTACCTCGATCGAGATGCGGAAACGGCTTTAG
- a CDS encoding molybdopterin-synthase adenylyltransferase MoeB — protein MTTAATLDPSEIARYARHIVLPEIGGPGQQKLKAARVLVIGAGGLGAPALQYLAAAGVGTLGIADDDVVSLSNLQRQVIHATGDIGRPKVESAASAIDALNPHVKVVAHALRLGPENAEAIFKAYDLVVDGSDNFDTRYLAADTAETMAVPLVTGAVGRFDGSLTVLKPYETDADGHPNPSYRDLFPSPPPPGAVPTCAEAGIIGALTGVIGTLQAMEAIKLITGIGEPLVGRLLLYDALAAQFNTIRYRRGRA, from the coding sequence ATGACGACCGCTGCAACACTCGATCCTTCGGAGATCGCGCGCTATGCGCGCCACATCGTGCTGCCGGAAATCGGCGGACCCGGGCAGCAGAAACTGAAGGCGGCGCGTGTGCTCGTCATCGGCGCGGGCGGCCTCGGCGCTCCGGCGCTACAATATCTCGCCGCAGCCGGCGTCGGCACGCTCGGCATCGCCGATGACGATGTCGTGTCGCTGTCGAACCTGCAGCGCCAGGTCATCCACGCCACCGGGGATATCGGTCGGCCGAAGGTGGAGAGCGCCGCCAGCGCCATCGACGCCCTCAATCCACATGTGAAGGTCGTTGCGCACGCACTCCGGCTCGGTCCGGAAAACGCCGAGGCGATCTTCAAGGCATACGATCTCGTCGTCGACGGCTCCGACAATTTCGATACACGCTATCTCGCCGCCGACACGGCGGAGACGATGGCGGTTCCGCTGGTCACCGGCGCCGTCGGCCGTTTCGACGGCTCGCTCACCGTGTTGAAGCCCTACGAGACCGATGCGGACGGACATCCCAATCCCTCCTATCGCGATCTCTTTCCCTCGCCGCCCCCGCCCGGCGCGGTTCCGACCTGCGCCGAAGCGGGCATCATCGGCGCGCTCACCGGCGTCATCGGCACGCTGCAGGCGATGGAGGCGATCAAACTCATCACCGGCATCGGCGAGCCGCTCGTTGGCCGCCTGTTGCTCTACGACGCGCTTGCCGCCCAGTTCAACACGATCCGTTACCGGCGCGGCAGGGCTTGA
- the recF gene encoding DNA replication/repair protein RecF, which produces MPHKVFLTRLKLTDFRNYAALSLDLDQRHVVLTGENGAGKTNLMEAVSLLSPGRGLRRAAYADVARVGAPDGFSVFAVVDGMEGPVEIGTGTQGTEEGQSRRLRLNGTPARTVDELTDHLRVLWLTPAMDGLFTGPSVDRRRFLDRLVLSLDPEHGRRASEFDRAMRSRNRLLAEFRPDSAWLSALEREMAGLGVSMALARQEMLGLLTALVERSQSDATFPSANLALAGFLDDCQGLPAYDLEERYIAMLAEGRTRDAAAGRTLDGPHRSDLLIRHREKDMEAERCSTGEQKALLIGLVLAHARLVGDMTGHAPVLLLDEIAAHLDQGRRAALFDLVDALGGQALMTGTDRAMFDALGERGRYLTVANGRVSG; this is translated from the coding sequence ATGCCCCACAAGGTCTTTCTCACCCGCCTGAAACTCACCGACTTCCGCAACTACGCGGCGCTTTCGCTCGATCTCGATCAGCGCCATGTGGTGCTGACCGGCGAAAACGGGGCGGGCAAGACCAATCTGATGGAGGCGGTCTCCCTCCTCTCGCCCGGCCGGGGTTTGCGGCGTGCTGCCTATGCGGATGTCGCCCGCGTCGGCGCTCCGGATGGCTTTTCCGTCTTTGCCGTGGTCGACGGCATGGAAGGCCCGGTGGAGATCGGCACGGGAACCCAAGGCACGGAGGAAGGCCAATCGCGCCGGCTCAGGCTCAACGGCACGCCGGCCCGCACCGTCGACGAGTTGACCGACCACTTGAGGGTGCTCTGGCTGACGCCGGCGATGGACGGCCTCTTCACCGGTCCGTCCGTTGATCGCCGGCGCTTCCTCGACCGCCTGGTGCTCTCGCTCGATCCCGAGCATGGAAGGCGCGCCAGCGAGTTCGACCGCGCCATGCGCAGCCGCAACCGGCTCCTTGCGGAGTTTCGGCCCGATTCCGCTTGGCTCTCGGCGCTCGAACGCGAGATGGCGGGTCTCGGTGTTTCGATGGCGCTCGCCCGCCAGGAAATGCTCGGCCTGCTCACGGCACTCGTCGAGCGCAGCCAAAGCGACGCAACCTTTCCCTCCGCCAACCTGGCGCTCGCCGGCTTCCTCGACGACTGCCAAGGTTTGCCTGCGTATGACCTCGAAGAACGGTACATCGCCATGCTCGCCGAAGGCCGCACCCGCGACGCGGCCGCGGGCCGCACGCTCGACGGGCCGCACCGCAGCGACCTCCTGATCCGCCACCGGGAAAAGGACATGGAGGCCGAGCGCTGCTCGACAGGCGAACAGAAAGCGCTGCTTATCGGCCTCGTGCTCGCCCATGCGCGGCTCGTCGGCGACATGACCGGCCATGCGCCGGTGTTGCTGCTCGACGAAATCGCCGCCCATCTCGACCAGGGACGGCGCGCCGCGCTCTTCGATCTCGTCGACGCGCTCGGCGGCCAGGCCTTGATGACGGGCACCGATCGGGCGATGTTCGACGCGCTCGGCGAGCGCGGGCGCTATCTAACCGTTGCAAACGGCCGCGTTTCGGGGTGA
- a CDS encoding DUF1326 domain-containing protein — MTDVKWTIKGREFIHCNCAYGCPCQFNALPTQGHCRAIGVFEIEEGHHGDTRLDGLRCALIVAWPGAIHEGRGAVVPIIDERASNDQRGALLRIMSGEDTEPGASFFQVFATTFETFHEPVFAPIDFEIDIAGRSARVNIPGWIDARGEPILNPVTGAEHRARINLPRGFEYDQCEVGRGWADTTGPISLSLSDSHAHFARLHMTESGVVH, encoded by the coding sequence ATGACGGACGTCAAATGGACGATCAAGGGTCGCGAGTTCATTCATTGCAACTGTGCCTATGGCTGCCCCTGCCAATTCAACGCATTGCCGACGCAAGGGCATTGCCGCGCGATCGGGGTCTTTGAGATCGAGGAGGGGCATCATGGCGACACCCGCCTCGACGGTTTGCGGTGCGCCCTGATCGTAGCCTGGCCCGGCGCCATTCATGAGGGCAGGGGAGCGGTCGTGCCGATCATCGACGAGCGGGCCTCGAACGACCAGCGCGGGGCGCTCTTGCGCATCATGAGCGGTGAGGACACCGAGCCGGGCGCATCGTTCTTCCAGGTGTTTGCGACGACTTTCGAAACCTTCCACGAACCGGTCTTCGCGCCGATCGACTTCGAGATTGATATCGCAGGACGCAGCGCCCGCGTGAATATCCCGGGATGGATCGACGCCCGCGGAGAGCCGATCCTCAATCCGGTGACCGGAGCGGAGCACCGCGCCCGCATCAATCTGCCGCGAGGGTTCGAATACGACCAGTGCGAGGTGGGGCGCGGTTGGGCCGATACGACCGGACCGATCAGTCTGTCGCTGTCGGATTCGCACGCCCATTTCGCGAGGCTCCACATGACCGAAAGCGGCGTGGTCCACTGA
- a CDS encoding DUF2182 domain-containing protein yields the protein MADTALEILLRRDRAIVAASIAILTAIAWAYIVWLAATMNMEGMAMSDPEMGAGMDMDPAMNMESMEMESGSGAAPLGALLGLSPHPWSAVEAGVTVAMWVVMMVGMMLPSATPMILLYARVGRQSRKEGKPFAATGFFAGGYLLAWAAFALAATLGQWLLEGTLLTPALASASRVFSGIVLVTTGFYQWTPLKDACLRQCQTPFVFLQTHGGFRRDPAGAVGLGSRHGLYCIGCCWALMALLFVGGIMNVLWIAAIAIFVLAEKVLPTGRILSRTAGVMLIVLGIWQLAAATA from the coding sequence ATGGCGGACACCGCGCTCGAAATCTTGCTGCGACGGGACCGGGCGATCGTCGCGGCATCGATCGCCATCCTCACGGCGATCGCCTGGGCCTATATTGTCTGGCTGGCTGCGACCATGAACATGGAGGGCATGGCCATGTCCGATCCCGAGATGGGTGCCGGCATGGACATGGACCCGGCCATGAACATGGAGAGCATGGAGATGGAGAGCGGCAGTGGTGCCGCTCCGCTCGGCGCCTTGCTCGGCCTCTCGCCGCATCCCTGGAGTGCCGTCGAGGCTGGCGTCACCGTGGCCATGTGGGTGGTGATGATGGTCGGCATGATGTTGCCTTCGGCAACGCCGATGATCCTGCTCTATGCCCGCGTCGGCCGGCAAAGCCGGAAAGAGGGCAAGCCCTTCGCCGCGACCGGCTTCTTTGCCGGCGGCTATCTCCTTGCCTGGGCCGCCTTTGCGCTCGCCGCGACGCTCGGCCAATGGCTCCTGGAGGGCACGCTGTTGACGCCGGCGCTGGCAAGCGCCAGCCGCGTCTTCAGCGGCATCGTTCTGGTGACCACCGGGTTCTATCAATGGACGCCGCTCAAGGACGCCTGCCTGAGGCAATGCCAGACGCCCTTCGTCTTCCTGCAGACCCATGGCGGCTTTCGCCGCGATCCTGCGGGCGCCGTCGGGCTTGGCTCGCGCCACGGGCTCTATTGCATCGGCTGCTGCTGGGCGCTGATGGCGCTTCTCTTCGTCGGCGGTATCATGAACGTGCTGTGGATCGCGGCGATCGCCATATTCGTGCTCGCGGAGAAAGTGCTTCCCACGGGCCGCATTCTCTCCCGCACTGCGGGTGTGATGCTCATTGTTTTAGGCATTTGGCAATTGGCTGCGGCGACGGCCTGA
- the dnaJ gene encoding molecular chaperone DnaJ, translated as MKRDLYETLGVQKNADEKELKSAFRKLAMKYHPDRNPGDKEAEKSFKEINEAYETLKDPQKRAAYDRYGHAAFEQGGMGAGFGNGFAGGGAHGFSDIFEDIFGEMMGGRQRRSSGGRERGADLRYNMEISLEEAYSGKTAQIRVPTSVTCDVCTGTGAKPGTSPKTCGTCQGTGRVRAAQGFFSIERTCPTCGGRGQTITDPCTKCHGQGRVVEERTLSVNIPAGIEDGTRIRLSGEGEAGLRGGPAGDLYIFLSVKPHEFYQRDGADLYCAVPISMTTAALGGKFDVTTLDGTKSRVTVPEGTQAGKQFRLKGKGMPVLRSNQMGDLYIQIQIETPQKLTKRQRELLQEFEQISSKENNPESTGFFARMKDFFDTLSD; from the coding sequence ATGAAACGTGATCTTTACGAAACGCTTGGCGTTCAAAAAAACGCGGATGAGAAGGAACTGAAAAGCGCCTTCCGCAAACTCGCGATGAAATATCATCCGGACAGAAATCCCGGCGACAAAGAAGCGGAAAAGTCCTTCAAGGAAATCAACGAAGCCTACGAGACGCTGAAGGATCCTCAGAAGCGCGCCGCCTACGACCGCTACGGGCATGCGGCCTTCGAGCAGGGCGGCATGGGTGCCGGCTTTGGAAACGGCTTTGCGGGCGGCGGCGCGCACGGCTTCTCAGACATTTTCGAGGACATCTTCGGCGAGATGATGGGCGGCCGCCAGCGCCGCTCGTCCGGCGGCCGCGAACGGGGCGCCGACCTTCGCTACAACATGGAGATCTCGCTCGAGGAGGCCTATTCCGGCAAGACGGCGCAGATTCGCGTGCCGACGTCGGTCACCTGCGATGTCTGCACCGGCACGGGCGCCAAGCCCGGAACAAGCCCGAAGACCTGCGGCACCTGCCAGGGCACCGGCCGTGTCCGCGCGGCCCAGGGCTTCTTCTCGATCGAGCGCACCTGCCCGACTTGCGGCGGCCGTGGCCAGACGATCACCGACCCGTGCACCAAATGTCACGGTCAGGGCCGCGTCGTGGAGGAGCGGACGCTCTCTGTCAACATCCCGGCTGGCATCGAGGACGGTACGCGCATCCGGCTTTCCGGCGAGGGCGAGGCTGGCCTTCGCGGCGGCCCGGCCGGTGATCTCTACATCTTCCTCTCGGTCAAGCCGCATGAGTTCTACCAGCGCGACGGCGCCGATCTCTATTGCGCCGTGCCGATCTCGATGACGACGGCGGCGCTCGGCGGAAAATTCGACGTCACCACGCTCGACGGCACGAAGTCGCGCGTCACCGTGCCGGAAGGCACCCAGGCCGGCAAGCAGTTCCGCCTCAAGGGCAAGGGTATGCCGGTGCTGCGCTCCAATCAGATGGGCGACCTCTACATCCAGATCCAGATCGAGACGCCGCAGAAACTCACCAAACGCCAGCGCGAACTCCTGCAGGAATTCGAGCAGATCTCATCGAAGGAGAATAATCCGGAATCCACGGGCTTCTTCGCCCGCATGAAGGATTTCTTCGATACGCTGAGCGACTAA
- the dnaK gene encoding molecular chaperone DnaK, producing the protein MAKVIGIDLGTTNSCVAVMDGKDAKVIENAEGARTTPSMVAFTDDGERLVGQPAKRQAVTNPENTLFAIKRLIGRTFEDPTTQKDKGMVPYKIIKADNGDAWVEAHGKTYSPSQISAMILQKMKETAESYLGEKIEKAVITVPAYFNDAQRQATKDAGKIAGLDVLRIINEPTAAALAYGLDKKEGKTIAVYDLGGGTFDISVLEIGDGVFEVKSTNGDTFLGGEDFDMRLVEYLASEFKKEQGIDLRNDKLALQRLKEAAEKAKIELSSSQQTEINLPFITADASGPKHLTMKLSRAKFESLVEDLIQKTIAPCKAALKDAGVSAAEIDEVVLVGGMTRMPKVQETVKQLFGKEPHKGVNPDEVVAMGAAIQAGVLQGDVKDVLLLDVTPLSLGIETLGGVFTRLIERNTTIPTKKSQVFSTAEDNQSAVTIRVSQGEREMAADNKLLGQFDLVGIPPAPRGVPQIEVTFDIDANGIVQVSAKDKGTGKEHQIRIQASGGLSDAEIEKMVKDAEANAEADKKRREAVEARNQAESLIHSSEKSLKDYGDKVSETDRKAIEDAIAALKTAVEASEPDAEDIKAKTNTLMEVSMKLGQAIYEAQQAEAAHADAAADAKRSGDDVVDADYEEVKDEDDRKRSA; encoded by the coding sequence ATGGCTAAAGTTATTGGTATTGACCTGGGAACGACCAACTCCTGCGTCGCCGTGATGGACGGCAAGGACGCGAAGGTTATCGAAAACGCCGAAGGCGCGCGCACGACCCCCTCCATGGTGGCATTCACCGACGACGGCGAACGTCTCGTCGGCCAGCCGGCCAAGCGCCAGGCCGTCACCAATCCGGAAAACACCCTTTTTGCGATCAAGCGCCTGATCGGCCGCACCTTCGAAGACCCGACGACGCAGAAGGACAAGGGGATGGTCCCCTACAAGATCATCAAGGCCGACAATGGCGACGCCTGGGTCGAAGCACATGGCAAGACCTACTCTCCGTCGCAGATTTCCGCGATGATCCTTCAGAAGATGAAGGAAACGGCCGAATCCTATCTCGGTGAAAAGATCGAGAAGGCCGTCATCACCGTTCCGGCCTACTTCAACGACGCCCAGCGCCAGGCCACCAAGGATGCCGGCAAGATCGCCGGTCTCGACGTGCTGCGCATCATCAACGAGCCGACCGCGGCTGCGCTTGCCTACGGCCTCGACAAGAAGGAAGGCAAGACGATCGCCGTTTACGACCTCGGCGGCGGCACCTTCGATATCTCGGTTCTCGAAATCGGCGACGGTGTCTTCGAGGTGAAGTCGACCAACGGCGATACCTTCCTCGGCGGTGAAGACTTCGACATGCGTCTCGTCGAATATCTTGCATCCGAGTTCAAGAAAGAGCAGGGCATCGACCTCAGGAACGACAAGCTTGCGCTGCAGCGGCTCAAGGAAGCTGCCGAAAAGGCGAAGATCGAGCTGTCGTCCTCGCAGCAGACCGAAATCAACCTGCCGTTCATCACGGCCGATGCATCCGGTCCGAAGCACCTGACGATGAAACTGTCGCGCGCCAAGTTCGAGAGCCTGGTCGAGGACCTGATCCAGAAGACCATCGCGCCCTGCAAGGCAGCGCTCAAGGACGCCGGCGTCTCGGCTGCCGAGATCGACGAAGTCGTTCTCGTCGGCGGCATGACCCGCATGCCGAAGGTTCAGGAGACCGTCAAGCAGCTCTTCGGCAAGGAGCCGCACAAGGGCGTCAACCCGGATGAAGTGGTCGCCATGGGCGCTGCGATCCAGGCCGGCGTTCTGCAGGGCGACGTCAAGGACGTGCTGCTGCTCGACGTGACCCCGCTCTCGCTCGGCATCGAAACGCTCGGCGGCGTCTTCACGCGCCTGATCGAGCGCAACACGACGATCCCGACCAAGAAGAGCCAGGTCTTCTCGACGGCCGAGGACAATCAGTCCGCCGTGACGATCCGCGTGTCCCAGGGCGAGCGTGAAATGGCGGCCGACAACAAGCTGCTCGGCCAGTTCGACCTGGTCGGCATTCCGCCGGCGCCGCGCGGCGTGCCGCAGATCGAGGTCACCTTCGACATCGACGCGAACGGCATCGTGCAGGTCTCCGCGAAGGACAAGGGCACGGGCAAGGAGCACCAGATCCGCATCCAGGCATCCGGCGGTCTCTCCGACGCCGAGATCGAGAAGATGGTCAAGGACGCCGAAGCCAATGCGGAAGCCGACAAGAAGCGCCGCGAGGCGGTCGAGGCCAGGAACCAGGCCGAAAGTCTGATCCATTCTTCGGAGAAGTCGCTCAAGGACTATGGCGACAAGGTCTCCGAGACGGACCGCAAGGCGATCGAGGACGCGATTGCCGCGCTCAAGACCGCTGTCGAGGCTTCCGAGCCGGACGCCGAGGACATCAAGGCCAAGACCAACACGCTCATGGAAGTCTCCATGAAGCTCGGTCAGGCGATCTATGAGGCCCAGCAGGCCGAAGCTGCGCATGCGGATGCCGCGGCCGATGCCAAGCGCTCCGGCGACGACGTCGTCGATGCCGACTACGAGGAAGTCAAGGACGAAGACGACCGCAAGCGGTCGGCATAA